From one Vicinamibacteria bacterium genomic stretch:
- a CDS encoding SUMF1/EgtB/PvdO family nonheme iron enzyme — translation MALFVDATGRPGPATWEVGSYPEGREEHPVAGVSWYEAAAYAEFAGKSLPTAYHWTWASEVRWFPGVIASESHFRGEMTQPVGGTGTLSGFGTTDMAGNVKEWCWNEGSDGKRFIMGGGFGEPAYMFLQVDAQSPWDRRPNFGFRCVKLGSPTHAAAAARVEATFRDFWKEEPISDEVFEAYRGLYAYDKTELNARVEETETTANWTREKVSFDAAYGNERVIAHLLLPRNAAPPFQTVVYFPGVYGLFQERLVPTLIEDEGMDFLLKSGRAVMWPIYKGTYERRDGLVGGGKPPGVWRDHVIQWSKDMGRTLDYLETRTDIDSAKFAYLGFSMGGGIAPVLLAVETRLQAAILSSGGLWIRYQLPEMDGIHFAPRVNVPVLMLNGRYEYLFPVESSQLPLFHLLGTAPDDKKHVIYEVGHAGLPPKEEIRETLDWLDKYLGPVRRN, via the coding sequence GATGGCTCTCTTCGTGGATGCGACGGGACGGCCCGGGCCGGCGACCTGGGAAGTGGGAAGCTACCCGGAGGGTAGAGAAGAACATCCCGTCGCCGGAGTGAGCTGGTACGAAGCGGCGGCCTACGCCGAGTTCGCCGGCAAGAGCCTTCCCACTGCGTATCACTGGACCTGGGCTTCGGAAGTCCGATGGTTCCCGGGGGTCATCGCTTCCGAAAGCCACTTCCGTGGCGAAATGACTCAACCGGTCGGAGGGACGGGCACCCTGAGCGGCTTCGGCACGACGGATATGGCGGGAAACGTGAAGGAGTGGTGCTGGAACGAAGGGTCGGATGGAAAGCGGTTCATCATGGGCGGCGGATTCGGCGAGCCCGCCTACATGTTCCTTCAGGTCGACGCTCAGTCCCCCTGGGATCGCCGGCCGAACTTCGGATTTCGGTGCGTAAAACTCGGCTCCCCCACTCACGCCGCCGCGGCTGCAAGAGTCGAGGCCACTTTCCGCGACTTCTGGAAAGAAGAGCCGATATCCGACGAGGTCTTCGAGGCCTACCGCGGTCTGTACGCGTACGACAAGACCGAGCTGAACGCGCGCGTGGAGGAAACCGAGACGACGGCGAACTGGACGCGGGAGAAAGTGAGCTTCGACGCCGCCTACGGAAACGAGCGGGTAATCGCTCATTTGCTTCTTCCGAGGAACGCGGCGCCGCCCTTCCAGACGGTCGTATACTTTCCAGGCGTTTACGGCCTGTTTCAGGAGAGGCTCGTTCCGACGCTCATCGAAGACGAGGGCATGGACTTCTTGCTGAAGAGCGGGCGAGCCGTGATGTGGCCGATCTACAAAGGCACGTACGAGCGACGCGACGGCCTCGTGGGCGGCGGCAAGCCGCCGGGTGTCTGGCGCGACCATGTGATCCAGTGGTCGAAAGATATGGGACGTACCCTCGACTACCTCGAGACCCGGACGGACATCGACAGCGCGAAGTTCGCGTATCTAGGTTTCAGCATGGGCGGAGGAATCGCGCCGGTCTTGCTGGCAGTCGAGACCCGGCTCCAGGCAGCGATCCTGTCGTCGGGAGGCTTATGGATCCGGTACCAGCTCCCGGAGATGGACGGGATCCACTTCGCGCCACGGGTGAACGTTCCGGTCCTCATGTTGAACGGCCGTTACGAGTACTTATTCCCGGTCGAGTCTTCGCAGCTCCCGCTATTCCATTTGCTCGGCACGGCGCCCGACGACAAGAAACACGTGATCTACGAAGTCGGGCACGCTGGCTTGCCTCCCAAGGAGGAAATTCGAGAAACCCTCGACTGGCTCGACAAGTACCTGGGCCCGGTCCGGAGGAACTAG
- a CDS encoding type II toxin-antitoxin system RelE/ParE family toxin has translation MAAKRPRLTGNFSANLDDIEAFLGDEGASSFARLLEKLVNDAVPQLCRFPLSGRSFLERSILSTQAQALAERLKDRLREGDDIRELIVDDYLVLYLVRGKDIVFLSVKHHRQLSYDLKAFWR, from the coding sequence ATGGCCGCTAAGCGGCCGCGCTTGACCGGGAACTTCTCCGCGAATCTCGATGACATCGAGGCCTTTCTCGGAGACGAAGGAGCTTCGTCATTCGCCAGGCTCCTCGAGAAGCTCGTAAACGACGCCGTCCCGCAGCTGTGCCGCTTCCCTCTTTCCGGCCGTTCCTTTCTCGAGCGCTCTATTCTTTCTACGCAGGCCCAGGCTCTGGCCGAGAGACTGAAGGACCGATTGCGCGAAGGCGACGACATCCGCGAGCTCATCGTGGACGACTACCTCGTGCTGTATCTCGTTCGCGGCAAGGACATCGTGTTCCTGTCCGTCAAACACCACCGCCAGCTCTCGTACGATCTCAAAGCGTTCTGGCGCTAG
- a CDS encoding type II toxin-antitoxin system Phd/YefM family antitoxin codes for MGLTSKDIVPLSRARARLTELVEEVRSEGREKIITKNGESCAALIDPDRLDHYHRLEREHIHLTLLDEALRGLDDLERGRTLSLAQLKSKHGR; via the coding sequence ATGGGCTTGACCTCGAAAGACATCGTTCCTCTCAGCCGTGCTCGGGCACGGCTGACCGAGCTGGTCGAGGAAGTGCGTTCCGAGGGGCGCGAGAAGATCATCACCAAGAACGGAGAAAGCTGCGCCGCTCTGATCGACCCCGACCGGCTCGACCACTACCATCGACTCGAACGGGAGCACATCCACCTCACGCTTCTCGATGAGGCCCTCCGGGGTCTCGACGACCTGGAGCGGGGAAGAACGCTGAGCCTCGCGCAGCTCAAGTCGAAGCATGGCCGCTAA